Below is a window of Xenopus tropicalis strain Nigerian unplaced genomic scaffold, UCB_Xtro_10.0 Sca12, whole genome shotgun sequence DNA.
atttggtacgggttttgatttgtttggggcttcaatttgtcattcgtttacatttactttgttataaatactatttagagtagaggctttattatttgttttcttatatgtttttaaatatttatttcaaagaaaaacagtaaactagctcaccaaaaacaatatggtatcaacaatgataccttaagagtactatcCCCTTAGCTCAATCTGCAACCAAgcaacacaaagagttaaaatccttcaaaactatatatagtttatatagaatataaagtgcaatgtctggtgaagaatgggacaggtgaggatggtagatgaagatgaatttgggagcgggccagggcacaggagggtctggttgcgggtggcctaatttgcacacaacggacagagggtgctagtctggagggacccatggcacccgactcaagtataaaccgagggtgactttttcagcacattttgggtgctgaaaaactaggcttatactcgagtatatacagtatattttaaatatCGGTTGCTTTTAGCACCTACCTAATAGTTGCTGTTACCCCAACAGTGGGTAGAATTGTGCTTGCCTCTCTTAAATATACATGTTAATATTCCTTTTGGCCTTAGCAGCCACTGTCTGGCATTGAGTACTCAAACCTAGCTATTCTACAATACCTACCATAAACAGTGAGATTAAAATACACAGTTCTGATATCTGCATTTCTGAGAGTAATTATCACTTTATAGATCTCGCTATCCTCCATCTTCAGCTCTGTGATTCGTAAGGTTGTTCCGCTGTTAGATGCTTCCAGGCGATTGGAGAATCGACTGTTTAGTGTAATTATTGCCTGATTCTCATATTCTGCTAGTTTGAAGGCACTTCCATTGTGGTCCAGCTCCCAGACTACTCTTTCTACAGGAAAGTCCAGCTGGTGTGACAGGCAAACAGATTGGTTTAAAATCCCGCTCACTTGGTAGAAGGCATCTTGTCTTCCTTAAGGTGAAGGAAACAATAAATATACTGTCAATGGCCAGGCTTAGAGTAGGTTAGCAGGCTTATGATTTTGGTTAGACTCTACCATTTGTTCTTCTACTCTCTGAATACAAGACATGTCACTGAAACTTTAAACACTAACCCTGAATGCTTAGTCCTTGCTCAGCCAAGTGATGAACCTTTGTACAGGTGTAGGTCTATTCCTTAAACTTGAAAGATGGGCTTCACCTAAACTTGTACCAAGGCGCAGTTTATTCAACAGAAAATAAGATTGGCCTACTCTTCAACCTAAAGATGCAGGCTCTGAGATGGTCAACTAGAATGGATAGTAAACAAAAAAGGCTACTCTAGAACCTAAGGTTCCGGTGCTGGTATGGTCAATGAAAATCACCCCAACTTTAATATGTAGTTCCTATGCACACTATATGcacatctgcctgtgtatgggggccctccTAATGGCCTATCTATCCAGTCAATTGATGGCCCTTGGGCAGCACCTGGGGCAGCCTCCTGAAACTCTTAGCCCTAAACTATTACTTGCTACTGTCCTTACTACACTGCTTGGTCTTATTTAAAATAAGAAACAGAACAATTAATGGCTCGATAGCAATATCTTCAACAACAACAATCTTGAAGAATACTGTGAGGTCCTCCAACATGTCCATGGATGCAACAAAGGAGAATATTTCTTTTTCTCATTTAAGATAGCTCTGTTCCATTTCTTTAAGCATAGGGCAGTGAttaggaaaaaaacatgtatttgttGGGGGTAGTTGTGCCATTGTTTAACGTTACTTATGTGGCTGGGTGTCTTTGACGTGATTAGGGTTGGTGGATGAAAAAAGTGCATATGAAGGTTAAAATCCCATCGTCTGCTCAACCTCTCTCTAGCCCTTTTCCCTGAACAGTAACACAATGCTGACTCAAAAACTATTATCAGAGAGCACTGCATTATTATTGGTCTCCAAACTGCTCTCTGCTGCCACCTGGTGGTTATTAGTACTAAGTACTAGGGTTTGTTTTTTAATCACTTATTACCTATAAGTAATTGTTAGCAGGCATTAAATTATTAATTGAATGAACTTATtattgtattaatgtcattagtATTACAAAGAAGCTGGTTAACCCCTCAAACActgtaatatgtatattttatttgtatagcactacttatgtacgcagccctGTACGGcagaatttctgctttgttttctAGATGGTCCCATTTTCATTGTATTGAATCGGCACATGaatatttacttttagtatgatgtaaagagtggtGTTCTAAGACAAATGGCAGTTGGTCttaattctttattatttgtggtttttacgttattttgctttttatgtagcaactctccaatttggaatttcagcagctccaaatgaccctagcagccaggcagtggtgggaatgagggactggaatatgaataggagagggactgaatagaacgataaggaatataaagtaacaatagcaataaaactgtagcctcacagagcaatcgtttttggctgccggggtcagtggagCTGGAAAaatcaaaagaagaaggcaaataattcaaaaactatttaaaaatagaaaaaatgatgactaattgaaatacaggtatgggatcccttatccggaaacccattatccagaaagctccgaattacggaatgcccgtctcccatagactccattttaatcaaataattcagaattttaaaactgatttcctttatctctgtagaaataaaacagtacctgtaattgatcccaactaagatataaataatccttattggatgcaaaacaatcctattgggtttaattaatgttttattgattttttagtagacttaaggtattgagatccaaattacggaaagaccccttatccggaatacccttggtcccgagcattctggataatgggtcctatacctgtattattattatggttattAGCACCAAAACACCATGATATTAGATTCCTATTTTCCATTCAGCTCTGGGGAGGAGGTGTAATTACAAGTGGTCGGTGCATAGATGGGCATCATGAAGGCAAGTCCAGGTATATCTCAGAAAGGTCTCCTATTAGGCTGACAGCTTGGTACAGCGATGCCTACAGATAGTACAGGGACATTCTAAGGTAActtgtttttaggttttttttattataataccaaTAATTATATCAAGGCCAGGCATTCTTTGCTCCAAAATTATGTGAGTGCCTGCTTTGCACTGTTCTTAATAATTATATCAAGATAGTCTAAGCTAAAAAGCAGCTCATTTAAAAGAATTAACATGTTCACGTACAGTATTATATTATAGCCATATGGTGACTTTATATGAATATATCAGTATAATAATGATTATAACAAGTAGAAATTAGACATGACTTAGTACTGACCTGAAAGAAGTTGGAGGGAAAGCAGCAAAGGCAGCCAAACCGgttgatatatagataaatagtcCCACATGGTCTCTGTATGTCGGTACAAAGCTGCACAAGAGAAAGTGGAATAAATAAAGGGGCGTAAGCGGATAATAAGTGCCTGTTAATGTGACAAAGGAAATGGTCATTGCACGTGGTTTGCAATCATGAACTGGGGGCGATTATAATGGTATGATGCACAAAGAGCTCATGTGTTGATTGTGGTTAAGTATACAACGTAATGGGacgaattataaaaaaaagacttttctcACCCTGATAGGCGCCATCATGTAACACAGAGCTGTACAGAGGATGATTTGTTGTTAATATAGTGGATTTGTattaccatacacacacacacaggtcagTTTCATTAGAAGCCATTTAACCCATGTGTTTATTATGGGTTACCAGAACACACAGAGGGAACCCACACATAGATGGaggagaatatacaaactccaaATACATAATGTTTTGCCTGCGCCAGTGCTGCAAAGTACAGAGCCAAACTGGCCCAAAGTCTGGCATTCACAGCTGCCTTATTGGGTTGTGCCAAAAATACATCAACATTTATAAATCACACACGTGTTGCGATGTGCTAATTACACGGCGCCCACGATAATGCTACAATTCTGGGACAAATGCTTCAATGTGGGTCAAAGAACTGATGATTTGCACCCAAATTGCACACCTTGCAATGACTGCTGCTTTGGAATATGAgccctctgtttttttttcttctattaaaTCCAGCCAGTTGGCATTTGACTTATTATAAACATGAACTTTATTTTAACCCCACAATGGCAGAATTCCATTTACATTACTCTGGAATTAAAAAATCCCCTCCCATAGAAACCACAGCACTGACTGGGAGCCAACAGATtagtaagtgtgtgtgtggtaAACCAAGGTTCTATAGCATTTACTTGTATCCCCCAGGGGTAGATTCGTCTCATTAACTTGTTAAACGATTATGTTTATGGCTTTTTTTCTCTGCAGAATTATCAGCCAACAGATTTGTTACTTACTTGTAACCTACTAGAGGGCATTTACACTACCGGGCCCCAGAAAGAAGTGTAAAAGCACGGAGGGGCCCAAAAAGTGGCCCTTAGGGCTCATTCAGAGAGCCTTTCTGTCTGCTGTGCTCTGCGTATTAGAAACTAGAAAGCAATtattaaacaattatttttgataAACTATTAGCAAATGGTGAGTTTCTCCTGATGAAGAACCTCTTCAAGTTATGGCCTCATAGCCAAACACAGCCAATGgccacaaatagtgatgagcgaatctgttccgtttcgcttcgccaaaaaatttgcgaatctttcaaaagatccgcgaaacagcgaaaatgtcgtgcgacaaaaaaaattgtcgcccgcggctattattttgtcgcctgcggctattattttgtcacgcggctattgtttcgtcgcccgtggctattattttgtcgcgcggctattgtttcgtcgcccgcggctattgttttgtcggacagctattgtttcatcacacgcggctattgtttcgtcgcacggctattgtttcctcgcatgcggctattgtttcggcgcacacggctattgttttgtcgcatgtctattgtttagtcgcccgcggctattgtttagtcgtgcgcggctattatttcgtcgcccacggctatttttttgtcgcgtggctattgttttgtcgcccgcgactattcttttttgacgctggcgacaatttttggacgtgcggcaaattttttcgcagcgaagtttttcatccgttttgcaaaacaatctgccaatggcgaaacgcggaaatttgccacgaatccatgcctggtgaaacttttcgcccatcactagccacaAATAAAGCTTTATTGCCACTGCTCTAGTCTGGCCGAGGGTTCCTGCAGTACAGTCAAATTTGCACTGTTTAGAACCAGATTTTATTAGCTGCCTGTAGATTGTCCAAACCCAACCCCATCTAGCGCTGTACCCTTTCTTCATTATTCTTCATTGATAATAAGATGTGCTTGCTCATTAGAGTATAAGTGAAGGCATCTAATAATCAGTGGACTGGATTAGAAACCACTCATGGCAGCTTGCTGGGGAGGGAAATACGTAGAATTCACTACCCAGGACCAACTTGTAAGAAATTGCCCATCATGCTTTTGCCATTATCTTCGTCAAAAGAACcgtaaccctagtaagaggggtgaatcatattattattatatctaacCTTATAGTGTGCACCTCCCCCTTCAGgtagacagggtcagactggggggtgcagggtccaccggggctgccaccccaggggccccgcaccccccaaggtacccccTCCGGCCGCATCAACCGcacccccacagaggcccccaccgtgccctccctaaccccctgcaggggccccggcCACCCACCCGGCATCCTCAACCTAAGCACGTGTGAGTTAAACGTATCAGGGGAAGACATTGgcggcaacagggatcgggtcagggccgccggcccagtctgaccctgcaggcAGATACATTTTCATTAGCCGGTGATGGGCACAATTACCCCATAATTTAGggagaaaatgttgcattgtaggtgaataaataatgaattgtGCCTTATTTTGCATTTCCTTCTGAAATGACCCATACTGTCTACTGTAACGTTCAGGTCAATGGCTCCAACAAACGGAATTAAATAGCTCTGCAACCCATTTGTTTCATTTTAACCCAATTgcctgtcatatatatatatatatatatatatatatatatataatttgtcctATGGAAACTTAAACAGTCCCTTCTCCATTTATTATTGGTGTTTACTGTGTAGCAGGTACCTTgacgatttacatactcgccggtgggatggtattttggggagattagtctccccgtgtgccacagccctaagaagtTCTGTTTTATCCCTCCAGTTTTTTACACACATTGACTAAAAATTATACTTGTTTGACCCGTGTATCCTTGTGTTGCTATTTCTTTGTACAATAAATTAATCTGCtgggtttatattatattatttgtgaAACTGAGATAGTTTTATACTTTACTCCCCTATGAAGTGACTGCCCAGCCTCCTAGGAAGGAACCCAGTGGTTACAGAGAAGGTGTATAATAAAGTACGGTCATTGCATTTCCTTTTATCTCACATTCTGCCTCCCCCACACTGTATAACCCCTGCGCCCAGACCCACAGAACATGCACAGGAAGATGTCTGAAGAGCTCACAATTCTACTCATGTTGCCTTCTCTCCTGCTGGTCTCGGGTAAGGACAATGTTATATGAAAAACCTTTTTACACAATGTTTAAAAAGGAGGATCTTGGCAGCAAATCAGAACAATCAGAAGATGCTTACAGTTTCAATTCAGATACCTTTTTCTGACAAATGGGTGAACTTGGAATGTAGGTTAGGCTCTTTGTGAGCACTAGTATAGAGAAGGGTACTTACAATGACCTAACTCCTCTGTTAACTGTATTTGTATCCATTGAAACTTATAATGTTGTCAAAGAAAGAGTTATTAGTATGTTTAATTGCCACTGTTCCCTACAGGAAGGCAAGAGGCTCCTCTCCAGGTGAATGGGCTCCTAAACCAGTCTGTCTCCTTCCAACACCATGTGCAGCGGGTCCCACTAAAAAGAGTAGTCTGGGAACTGGAACACCATGGCGATACCTTCAAACTGGCAGAATACAAGGATTTCAATTTAATTATCCAGAACAGTCGATTCGCTAACCGCCTGGAAGCATCTGACGGAGGAACAACATTGAGAATCAGAGACCTGAGAATGGAGGACAGTGACGTCTATAAATTGTTAATTACTCTTAGAAACGCGGATATAAAAACAGTGTATTTCAATCTCACCGTCTATGGTATGTATTCTAACAGTAAATCAGGAATATAACATACATTTGAACATCTTTTTTTCTCATATCTTTATTAGCTACTCTGACTGATTGGTGGCACCATTTAATCGTACATGTATAGGGATGTGGCACATAACCCAATTAGATTTCCTTATAGCGTCCCACATAGGTTATTCATTACAAACCCAGCTCTATGAGTTAATATATGATTGCTGGCATCTAGACAGTCCTTGACACACAATATATTTGGGTAAAGCTGATACAACTATGGGGGGGACCAGTCATTGCCAGGTCCATTCTATGACCCAAAGGAGCATATTATATTTGCAAGACATCCTTATTAAAACCGTGCCATGTAATGCTGTGTTGCAGTTAAGGTGTAGACAAGAAAGCTCTATTTGTACAGATTTCCCAGAATTCTTGCAGTTTGTGTGGGCACTATACTCTCTTCATTCTACATCTGCTGTAGAGTGGTGCCAGCCCTTTGGCTGCACGGACCCTCCAAAACATTGAATGGCAATGGTTTATTAGCAGCTCCGCTTCACTTCACCTTCATGTGATTCAGCCCCAATTAATAGAACAATTGAATTTGCACAATATCTGTATATTTTGGCCTGAGGGACAATCGGATAGCAGGCCTATATATGTACACTCAtctacaacatatatatatatatatatatatagcaggtttattattggactatatatatatatatatatatatatatatatatatatatattagtgacaCTGCTTGACCTTTACAATGATACTGTATGTAGctaatttgtattaatatttttcctttataacAGAACCTGTTCCGTTACCAGACATAAAAACAGAAGGAGTTATCAACAGCAAGACTTGGTGTAATTTTACTCTTCATTGTTCCGTTCCAAGCAACGTATCCTCGGGGTCCCTCAGTTGGCTGTACAGATATAAAGGCGCTGGGTACCAGCACTATACTGGGAGAAGCACAGTGGAGATATCCCTGCACAATAGGGCAGACAATATGGAATTGCTATGTTTGGTACAAAACCCGGGAGATAAAAAGAATCAGAGCGTTTATGTACATGATATCTGCCATTATCCCATGTTGATAGTCACTGGTGAGTAGAGAATGGATAATCATTTGTGGGGATTTGTTTTTAGTTCTGTAATGATACCAAACACCCAGGTTCTGTAGCCATACATGCCTTTATATTGGCTGCTAATCTATAATTAAATATCAAGAGAAACCTCTACCTCTACTCCACCTGGAagtgaaaatatttatatatagatgttGGGTTGTATTAATTCTTTTACTACACTTAAAGGTTTTTGGGTGGACAGCACTTTtaacattaacccccatatgtaaaaggCACTAGGTTGGCACAGGAGTAGTATTCAATAGTAGCCAATaggatgtttacttttaaagggaaactgtcataaGTTTTCTGGTTTTcactgtttacataggaaataattcactctgccatttaacagtttattcttgaaccaacaaatgtatttgtagctgtaatattggtgtgtaggcgccatctcagtgcattgtgcctgagtctgagctttcagccagcgctacacattagaactgctttcagctaacctattgtttctcctactcccatgtaactggaggagtcccaagccggacttggatttcttactattgagtgctattctgatacctactgggagctgctatcttgctcccttcccattgttctgctgatcggctgctgggggggagggggggatatcactccaacttgcagcacagcagtaaagtgtgactgaagtttatcagagcacaggtcacatggctggggcaccctgggcaatgaagaatatagctagccccatgtgaaattttaaaattaaaaatctgtttgtgaaaaacagattacaatgcaggattctgctacaGAAGCTCTATTAACCCAATGTAGTACTGCTATTATTGCCATACAAACATTGATAACAACTCTCATCCTTTGCCCTCACTGCAGGATGGAACAATGTCaatcaactatttttttttgtcatttttattacagataataCAAGGTGGATTAAACAGTATGTGATTCTCCCTATTCTCGTATTACTGATTCTGATTTTGGTGctgattaaaatatatatataggtatgtatatctttatttataaagcgctacttatgtacgcagcactgtagaatacagtagaatacattaatacaaacagggggttaaagataatggataagtacaacaataaatacaaataaatacaaggtacagttgcaataagagtcaagaacaaaagaggatggaggtccctgccccgtagagcttacaatctatatgggagggtaagagtcaaagacacaagaggatggaggtccctgccccgtagagcttacaatctatatgggagggtaagagtcaaagacacaagaggatggaggtccctgccccgtagagcttacaatctatatgggaggctAACtttcagacacaaataggcaaatataagtgctgtaggtcacagtaggtgacattacagtataagtgccagttcccagatcaggtgctgggtgagtgctccaaaagggagtctttaagtttagttttaaaaagactgggggaggattctctccggaggaaatcagggagggcattcccaatgtaaggggcagcagggcagaaagggttaaggcgggaaacagcagtagtagtggggggcgcaaccaagcgattgctcagcgaggaacgaaggagtcggccaggaacatatggagacacaagggaagagatgtagtgaggagcagaggaatggagggctttgaaggttaggaaaaggagtttgtaagatattctgtttaataggaagccacgataaggactttagcaggggaagggcctgaactctcctgggtgagacgaggagaattctggcagcagtatttaatatagactgttggtcagagagatgggagttagggaggctggttagtagcaggttacagtagtccagtcgtgacaggatgagagcatgcatgagcagcctagctgttgcagtagagagaaagggacggattttggcaatattgcgtaagaaaaagtgacaggttttgacagtggtgttaatatggtcagagaaggagagacaggagtcaaagatcccccccaaacaacgtgccgaattgacagggttgatgagggtgccatcaatagagatagttaAAGGGGggaggtaggaccaggcttaggcgcaaatatcattagttcagtttgaggtggcgttggttcatccaattagagatagccaggaggcagttagagatttgagtcttaGTTtgaactgttaatgaaggggtcgaaaagtaaatttgggtatcatcagcatacagatgggatttaaagccaaatgaacggataagatctcccaaagacagcacATTACAAAACATCTTTAagataaaaagtatgtttttgaattattttttcctttataaaacCCGGGTATCAAATCTGTAGTGAATTTTCCAATGGTcttgggcgacccctgtgaaagggtcgttcggcCCCCAAAGGGGTCAACTGCTGGTCTAGAGGAAACCACACACCAGATACTAAAAGCAgttgtgaatagtgatgggcgaaatgcttcgccaggcatggattcgctgcacatccaaaaattgttgcccgtgtcgcgggcgacaaaataatagccgtgcgacaaaataatagccgtgcgacaaaataatagccgtgcgacaaaataatagccacacaccgaaataatagctgcgcaatgaaataatagccgcaggcgacaaaataatatccgagGGTGACTAAATAATATCCGagggtgactaaataatagccgcggatgacgaaataatagccgcgggcgacaaaagaatagccgcgggcgacatttttttttgacgtgcgacattttcgccgtttcgcgaatcttttgaaagattcgaaaatttttcagctaagcaaaacggaacagattcactcatcactagttgtgaaaTTATATTTGTCACTTAATAGACTCATTCTGGTTCTATTACCTTCTATAGAATCATTTAGAAACATCCTCAATAATATGGATATTCCATGGCTTTCAGAGTTACCCCATCAAGTCTATACTGATATACTATACTCTTGGCCTGATATAGGAACATTGTAGACATGGTCATACTCTGATAGTGatcaaaatgtattttccctATATTTATTACACATCGCCAAAATATTCCACAAAACAAGTGATGTTACATAGAGACAAACCAAGATTGGGAGGGTtgcctgtttcagcacaatatatactgtatatttgtaactAATAGAAACCCTTTATAGATTGCTTCTTCCATTCATGACAGGCTATTCCAGCTTCCTAGTCGTGGAGAATGAATAATTAGGTTTTTAAACTATCCTATCTTCTTAGGTTGGGAGGTGGCCTCCACATTGGAAGATCTGAAGATagatgaaatggaaaaaaaacaggaaaacaatTATGGCACAAAAGTGAACATCTGTTTTGATACTATATGTAATGGACGTGTTAatttgaatacaggtataggacccgttatccagaatgctcggg
It encodes the following:
- the LOC116408201 gene encoding SLAM family member 5-like, which codes for MHRKMSEELTILLMLPSLLLVSGRQEAPLQVNGLLNQSVSFQHHVQRVPLKRVVWELEHHGDTFKLAEYKDFNLIIQNSRFANRLEASDGGTTLRIRDLRMEDSDVYKLLITLRNADIKTVYFNLTVYEPVPLPDIKTEGVINSKTWCNFTLHCSVPSNVSSGSLSWLYRYKGAGYQHYTGRSTVEISLHNRADNMELLCLVQNPGDKKNQSVYVHDICHYPMLIVTDNTRWIKQYVILPILVLLILILVLIKIYI